gcatcccgtgtgtgtgtgtgtgtgtgtgtgtgtgtgtgtgtctgctgggggcctgcccctctctgttgatctctcaggctcctggcctccactgcatgttgtactctcccttgagctgtggccagggtggggcgccctttcctgctgtgggatcgcCAGAGCAACCTAGGGACAGGCACACAagggcctggctgcaggctgccctttcctgctctgggatcacagcAGCGACCCAAGGGCAGGTGCAcacaggggctggctgcaggctgccctttcctgctccGTGATTGCTGGGGCGATCCCACGGGCAGGCGCACACAGGGCCTGTTTGcaggccgccctttcctgctctgggatcacagcAGCGACCCAGGGGCAGGTGCACacagggcctggctgctggccgccctTTCCTACTCCCCTTTCCTACTCGGGGATCGCAGCGGTGACCCAGGGGCAGGCACACACAGGAGCTGGCTGCAGGCctccctttcctgctctgggatcgccccTGGCgacccaggggcaggggcacaCGGTGGCTGGCTGCAGACCCCCCTTTCCTGCTTCCTGATCACCGCGGCGACCCAGGGGCAGGCGCACAGGGGGGATGGCTAGaggccgccctttcctgctcCCTGATCCCAGGGACGACCCAGGAGCAGGCACACATGGGGGCTGGCTAGAGGCCACTCTTTCCTGCTCCATGATCTCCAGGGCGATCCCATGGGCAGGCGCACAGGGGGGCTGGCTAGAGGCCCCCCTTTCCTGTTCCATgattgccatggcgacccaggGGCAGGCGCACAGGGGGGCTGGCTAGAGGCCCCCCTTTCCTGTTCCATgattgccatggcgacccaggGGCAGGCACACAGGGGGGCTGGCTAGAGACCGCCCTTTCCTGCTCCGTGATCGCGGGGGTGATCCCACGGGCAGGCGCACACGGAGGCTGGCTGCAGGAccccctttcctgctgtgggatcaCCGCGGCgacccaggggcaggggcacacgggggctggctgcaggccccccTTTCCTGCTCCGTGATCGCCGCTGCGATCCCATGGGCAGGCGCACAGGGGTGCTGGCTAGaggccgccctttcctgctcAGGGATCGCAGCGGCGACCCAGGGGCAGGCGCACATGgaggctggctgcaggcccccctttcctgctatgggatcgccatggcgacccaggggcaggcgcacatggtggctgcctgcaggcccccCTTTCCTGCTCCGTGATCGCCGCTGCGATCCCATGGGCAGGCACACAGGGGGGCTGGCTAGAGGCCACTCTTTCCTGCTCCCTGATCGCTGCAGCGATCCCAAGGGCAGGCACACAGGgaggctggctgcaggcccccctttcctgctgtgggatctcTGGTTGCTCATCCCTGGCAGGGGCGGCCAGGGAAGAGGCCAGTGCCGGCCTCTTCCTGTCTGGCTTCTCCGATCACCGGCAGGGGGGCAGGCAAAGACAGCCAGGTTCTCCGATTCAGGGCCAGGGGCAGTGCctcccggctcttgcctgccgcctgtgTTTCTAATCACCATCCTTCCCCTAtggcctcccatcattgcgcctatgtatgcaaattaactgccatctttgttggcagttaatttgcatatcaccctgattagccaatgggaagggtagcagtcgtacactaattaccatatttctcttttattagataggatggttatttttttctgtgacctAAAAAACTTTACCTATCCTCACGtgacagtctctctctctccccccctctttttctctccccctctccctctctctcccttccactccaaaaatcaatggaaaaaatatcctcaggtgaggattaacaaaacaaaacaaatcagctGACCAGATAAATGTGGGTCTGATTCCAGGCTCTCTGTTTAGTTCTATTAATATATTTGTCACTCCTTATGCTCATACCAccatcttgattactgtagctttaaagTAAGTCATAACATGGGCTAGTGTGGGTCTTTCAGCTTTGTTCTTTTGCAAAATTGCTTTggatgtttagtttttttttaaatttccatatgaatttcagAATCAGCTTGCTGGTTTCTACAGAAAGGCTAGCCTGGCAGGATTATGATTGacattgaatctgtaggtcaGTTTGTAAATTGCTGATTTAATGAGGAGTCTCCAGTCTGTAGTGACTTCTAACTATGATTATGGCCTCTTTACTTTCTTTAAGCAGTGTTGGCATTTTCAGTGGAGATCTGCacatattttgtaatatttattcCTAAGTcctgtggttttgttttcttttaggctattgtaaatagaattaaaaatttctattttacaaTTTTGTGCTGCTAGTATATAAAAATTcagttgatttttatatattgacttTGTAGTTCTAATAGTTGTTTTGTTTACTCACTAGTGATTTTTGTTCTTTGCTGGATTTTGGGCAGTAGCATACTAAAGCATCGACAGATTGTAGCTCTTTTGTTGTTTTGGTAAATTGCTTTCGCTTCCGTTTATAGAGCTAATTCTAGATAATCATTAGAAACACTATATTGAATTAGGAACTCAGTTCTGTGGATTAAGTTAAATGTGCAGAATGAAGCAATTAAGCACTAAATATCCTTCCCAGTGTTTGATTCTGTAATGAATTATTGAGCTTTGGGGACTGTTTGCGCATGCACTTACTGAACATACAACATTACTATGAAGGCACATTTGACAAAGGAAAATCCACCCACAGTCCCTCGACCCAGGCTGTACCATGTTCTCAGCAGCAGCTGCAGAAAGCACCTCTGGCCAACTCCCCATCATGGGACTTGCCGGCCGAGCCCTGCTGTGCTGCTGCTCTCCCGGAACCCTGAGAACTAGGCTCAGAGGCTGTGCAGTGTCAAGCCAGCTCAGCATAgacacctcctggttcatgggcacGAAGTGAGGCTCATGTGCTATGCCTGGGAGCTCTGGGCCTGGACTGTGGCCCCAGCCTCACCTGAGGGGACCCCTGCTCCTTCCCCAGAAGTCTGGGCTCGTTGTGCTCTGGGAAAGCAGGGACCAGAGGCCATTTTTCACTGGTGGCACGCCTAGCAGGAAGGGAGGCCAGGTGCTGGGAGACCAAACGCAGGGCGGTTTCCCGTTCTCTGGCCCAGCCCTGTCTCCATCTGTCCACCCAGGTGGGTTCCTTTGTCATAGGTATGCCCACAGCTATAAAAATGCTGCTTTGTCCAATCAGGATCACAGCAGGCTCCATGCCCCTGTGTCATGGTGGTTTTCACGATCTGTGTTCTCTTGGAAGGAATTCCGAACATGGCTGAGGGAAGAATGGGGGCGGACGCTGGAGGACATTTTCCATGAGCACATGCAAGAGCTCATCCTGATGAAGTTCATCTACACCAGTCAGTATGAGTAAGTGCAGCTGCCCTCGTGGGTACTGAGCACAGTCCCTCTCTGTGGGTCCTGTGAGTACAGTCTCTCAGGGAGAATTGTTAACTCAGTACCTCCCTCTCTTGGTACTCCTGAGCACAGCCCCcatcctcacctccctccctgccttcaccCCATATGTTTTCCATCTTATGGGCCTGCTGTATGTGCCTAATCCTTAGGGTTTTCCCTCATCCACCCTGGGAGGCCTGCTTTCTCAGCCTCTCTGTccctgggccctgtccctgcAGCCTGTTTAGTCCCTTTGCCATGTCCCTGTGCAGTCTTGAGTTCCTGTCCCAGGGTGACAGAACAGGAGTGgtattcccttccctcctctgagggctccACTCCAGCTGCCTTGTGGGGCCCGGCAGAGACATATGAGCCTGTTAAGCCTTGTTGGAATCAGAGGAGGTGTGAGGGTGCCATGCACCTGTGGGTGGAGTGAGCATGGCTCAGGAACATGGGGTTCCCCTGCTCCCCACTTACCTGGCCATTCTAGTCTGCTTGTCTTGCCCACCCCCTGGGGTGGGACAAGGCGGTATGGGCTCTGCACTGCTGCAGCTCCGTGGGACTCTGCCATGTTGTcacactccccactccccccacagCAACTGCCTGACCTACCGCCGCATCTACCTCCCGCCCAGCCACCCGGACGatctcatcaggccaggcctctttaAAGGCACCTACGGCAGCCACGGCCTAGAGATTGTCATGCTTAGCTTCCATGGGAAGCATGCCAGGGTCACGAAGATCACGGTAAGTCCTGGGGCTACCTGGCGGGTCCAGCCCTGTGTGCACTTGTCAGGTTGGCCATGGCAGGCACTCGGGCTGCACCTTGGCTACTTGATATGGCCGGGACCTGTGGCACCGCTTCACCAGGGAGCTGATTGGGAGTGCAgatccccaggccctgcccggaCCCACCCAACAGGAATCTTAGGGGATTTTGAGCACTTCCGCTTCCCCACAGGGCTCTTTTCCTGGCTGCACACTGAGATGCCTTGAGAAAGGGAAGTTGAGAAAACATGAATgcccttgccccaccccccaccctacaAATTCTGATTTCATGGGGAGGTGCTGGGTAAGGGCTTCACAGCCTGCCCAGCTGACCCCAAGGGCCAGCACATGGAGACGCCCTGCAGTAGCACATAGGCCCCAGCAGCTGCCTGTCCTGTCCCCAGCAGCTTGTGAAAGCAGGTGGAGGGTTGTTGAGCCACATAGGCCGTGTGTTGCCTGCTCCAGgggccaccagtcattctgggcTCACCTGTCATTTGCGTAGTTGGTGGGTGAGTTTCTGGCAGATACACTAAAGCATTCTGAAGAAGCAGCACCACTTCCTAGTCCTCACAGCATTGCTCTTGAACCTCTGTCTGCCGGATGCCTCTGCTTAGGGAAAGCTCATGTGAACaagagcctgaaaccagggctgCGTCCCTGGCGCAGGGGGGCTCTCCAGCAGGGATTTCGGTATGCTCCTGGGACTCATGGAAagctgcagggcctgggggatCTCCTGGGGTTCAGGCTTAGGAGCTTCTGCGTTCCAGGCAGACCTATCTGGTAGCCTCTCAGGCCTGCTGCCCTCTGCCCGACTCTGGGAGAGGATGAAGTTCTCTAAGCCCTGGTCTCTTCAGCTGTCACACAGGCTAGTTTCCACCTGTGGTCTTTGAATGCAGATGAGCCACTGTGCTGGGTGCCTGCAGACCCTCAGCAGATCACTAGTCGGTGTTGTCATTTTCTGTCCTCAAAGATCCCTTCACTGATGGAGCTGGCTCCTCTAGGCATTAGTTTTTTAAGGGCTTCTAAAATGGTCCTACTTCTCAAGGGGTTGCTGCTAAGTCAGTAGGAACGCTGAGTAAGCTCACCTGGCCACAGGTGGGATCTAGGCTGGAGCGTGCTTCTGTTGCTCTCTGAGCCCTGCTGACCACCATCCACTCGATCCACAGGGTGACCCCAACATCCCTGCCGGGCAGCAGACAGTAGAGATCGACCTTATGCACCGCATCCAGCTGCCCAACGTCGAGAGCCTCTGCAACTTCAACGAGCTCTCCCGCATTGTCCTGGAGGCTCAGGAGCAGGTGCGCCAGGAGCAGCAGCGGCAAGAAGACAGGACTGAGGACGGCGAGAGTTCTGGGCCACCCACTGAGGTCAGAGAGCCCGAGAATGAAGGGGCCGCACCTTTGAAGGAGGAGCCTGTCCAGTTTGTTTTGCCTGTGGGTGTGAGCTCAAGGAACGAGAACTACCCCCGAACCTGCAGGATGTGGTAAGGACAGGAGGTGGGCGAAGACCAGTTTTGGGGTGGGACGTGGCTCTGACAGGCCAGCGGAGGGGCTTGCTGCACCAGAATGGGAGCCTCTGATGGCTTGGTCCAAGCCCCAGCTCATACCTGAACAGACGGCACTGTTTCCTGGGCTGTACAGTCAGCTGTCACATCCCTTGGGGAGCCTCAGACTGGGGGTATTAGAACTGCCAGGTGTGAAGACTCCTCCCAGAATGCCTTGCATCACATAGTTACTAAGGTAAAAGGGAGATGAGGCAGGATGTCAGGCAGCATTAAACCACAGTGAGGAAGAGGACTCCCCCGCTGCCCACACCTCTCCATGTAGAAAGCCTGCTTGGAGTTTGCCCGGATGTCCTTGCAGGTAAGGCCTGTCATGAGTTCTCCATCCATCTCCTAATGAAGGTAGTTCTGAAGTCAATCCATTATTTCCTCCTGtgatttccctccctcctcccccccccctccctctctctttcctcctgttATTTTTCTGCCCTTCTCTGCTACTTTGGGCCAGCGCTGCAATGGCCACCAAAGTGAACCCCAGCCCAGACAGCACTTGGAGAGGGGCTGGCATTGCTGCTTCCCTCCCTGCAGAGGTCCAGATCCCTGATCTTGGGACAAGGCCTCCCCGAGGCTGACAGCTCTTCACCTGACTTGCTGTTCTTAGGGTTTTGTCTCAGGCCTCTGCTTTCAGCCACTCAGGCCCACCCCTGCCATTCAGGCCATTCCCTGGTAGATGAGTTATGAAACCCTTGCCCCTAGTCCCCTACACTCCAGGGCTATTTAAGTTTtgctaaaatgaataaaattaaaaattcaggtcCTCAGTTgcactggccacatttcaagtgctcagtagccacacaTGGCTTCGGGCTACCACATTAGACATGCAGATCTAGAATAtttcatcatcacagaaagtaCTCCTGTACGGTTGCCTTGGTGGGCATTTTGAGGGAATAATCCGTCAGTCTCCTGGCATTACAGCTGACCCTCTCCACCTTCTTCCGGTTATTTATAAACGTTTGTTTCCCTTTACTTCTGGGCCAGCTGCTGTGTTGTGTGTCTGCAGTGGTCTAAACAGCCACTTACTTATAGACTGACAGTGTGGGCAGCTGGCTGAGCTCCCTGAAAAAGATTTAGGTATCTACATGGGcttggcagaaaaaaattattacattttattatacagTTATGATAAAAGTGACTGAATTTGGTTTTTCCAgaggaagacatacaaatagcaTTCCAATATAATTTCACCTGatgtaaatatttttgtaaagttttaaaattttttattatagttgacatgcaatattaattagtttcaggtgtatagatCACATCTATATACCTTATGATGTGATCATCACATctgtaaccatctgtcaccatacagtTATTAGGATAATGTTGACTATTTTttctatgctgtacattacattcccGTTTGAAAGGCCATAAAAGAAAAAGGCTCTGCTATTCCTGTAAAACTTGACAGGTCCTAGTAGCTCATGGCCAGCTAAGAGCCCATTAGTAGCTCACCAGTTTGTTGGGTCCAGTCAATCTGGAAGCTCCGGTCCAGACCCCTGGCCGAGCTGTAGGATGGTGAATATCAAGGGACTCCATGGCTTGGGAGGGGCTGCTGCGATCCTTCCCTGTCTGGTTGGGAAGGCGTTGCCACACCGCCCAAGCAGGAAACATTTGCTGTGTGTTCTCTAAGCCTTTGCCTCCCTGTAGGCTCTGGACCTTTTTCCCCACCAGGAAACCCTCTGAACCACAGGCTGCTCTCCCTTCATCAGCGCAGCAGTGTCTTAGCTTGGCCGGGAGATTTGGGGGTCTCGGGCACCATTCCACGTACTGGGAGATTCAGGCCAGCCCCTGACTTCTTGTCATCCATCAGAAGCGAGAAAGATAAATGTATTTCAGCCTCATACTAGTATATAGAGATCTCAAAACTTGGCCATATGATATTTGAAAGTTTGACCTTCTGAGTTAATGTCAGTTGCATGACAATAAGTCtttattgattatatttaaaTTGTTCAAATGTTGACCTAACTACCCCAAGAATTAAGATTTTTGTTACCTGGGCCTGTGTTATGAAGATAATATGCTTTGGGACAGAGTTGTGAGGTGGGGCTGCTTGAGATCCTCCTCCTTTAGTTGGGTGAAGTGGTAGAAATCAACATTTGGTGGGGTGATCCCAACCATCTGGGGTGAGCACAGCGCGCCTGCTCACGTGTGTCTCCCCACGTGCCCAGAGCCCTGCACCTCTGCTAGGATGGCTTGGTGCCTGGACGTTTAGAGTTGTGCAGGGGCCCTGTGAAGGCAGGCTCTCTTGAGATGCTTGCTGGTGAATAGCAAAAGTGGTCTGAATGGAATGAAGTGTGTTTTAGAACACCCCGGGATGACAGAGCTTGACTGGGGCCAGTGCGGGGCCTTGAAGCTCCTCTCACTCTTCTCTCCCTTGTGCTTTCCCTCTCTTTGTTCAGTTTCTACGGCACAGGCCTCATCGCTGGCCATGGCTTCACTAGCCCTGAGCGCACGCCCGGGGTCTTCATCCTGTTTGACGAAGACCGCTTCGGGTTCATCTGGCTGGAGCTGAAATCCTTCAGCCTGTACAGCAGAGTCCAGGCCACCTTCCGGAATGCGGACGCACCGTCCCCACAGGCCTTTGAggagatgctcaagaacattcaGTCCTTGACCTCCTGACGGCCCCTTCCCTGTTGGGGGCGCGGCTCCGGACCCGGTGACCTGGGAAGAGCAGCAGCATGCACTTTGGAGATTTGACCTTCTGACCAGAGCACCCACCTTCTTGTAGGCGTCTCGGCCTGAGATGCTTTCTATAGAGTGTGCAACATATGTCTGCATATTTATCAGTAGCTGATGGGAAGGCTGAGCTGAGCatgtcttataaaaaaaaaagaattggagaaATTGAGTTTGTCTTTGGCTCACTGACAGTTTTCTAGGGAAAACAAAATCCTCCTTCAGGAAAGCTCATGACACAACTGAGTCTCTTGATTTCGGGGGCCAGTGTGTGGGGTGCCAGCTCCACCGTCCACTCTGCAGGAAGCAAATCAAAGTGGCCATGGACCTGTGAGGGCAGCCTGGGCAGGTAGGGAGGGCAGTGTTTGTGGAAAGAGAGCCCCAGGGAGTTGGGGTGTCAGTCTCAGGACCCAGGactaaatttccatttttcttgtttgtattttttttttttcttttttgtgaattTCCATTTCTATACTGACTCAGATTTTGGACAGAAGCACTTCACCCCCATCTCAGTTTCTGAATCAGGGAAATGGGGCTGGTGATACGGGTCACTAGAGAACGTCTCTGCAGGCCTTTGAGCAACTTGGAGGCCCTGTGAATACCACCCCTGGTCCTGGCCCCTGGGCAGCACCCATgtgcctgccctggcctctccctAGCGTTAGAACTTTCCCAGCAGCCAGTTCCTGTCAGTGCTCATTGTGTcctgccaccccctgccccccatacacacacacacacacacatatgctctGATGTTAGAATCTTAAATTGCAGCCACATGTCCCAGGACTGGGACAGGGTTATGTCTTTTTACGACCCTGTGTTTATTCCACCTGCATGATGTATACAGACGCTATTCTGAGAAGTGTTACAGCGCATGAGGACTGCAGCCCCTTTGTGGGCAAAGGGGTAGCTCTCTAGAGAAGTCACACTGTACCAATCAGGTGCCCTTTGGAGACCAGGATCTCTCCGGGCCCCTCTCGCATGGAGACCCAGAGCACTGACTCTTCTACTGGTGGTGTGCCCGTGCTGGGTTGACACCTGCATTTGGGGAACCCCTCTGAGGTCTTTGCTGGTCTCGGTATCTATTGAAGAACAGAGCCCTA
This is a stretch of genomic DNA from Myotis daubentonii chromosome 15, mMyoDau2.1, whole genome shotgun sequence. It encodes these proteins:
- the FBXO31 gene encoding F-box only protein 31 isoform X3 → MAVCARLCGVGPSRGCRRRQQRRDPAETAAADSEPDTDLEEERIEAGAAELCSEWSGRSSSPSPPPRCSLLELPPELLVEIFASLPGTDLPSLAQVCTKFCRILHNDTIWRRRCREVLHRYRHILGLWQPDIGPYGGLLNVVVDGLFIIGWMYLPPHDPHVDDPMRFKPLFRIHLMERKSATVECMYGHRGPHNGHIQIVKKDEFSTKCNQTEHHRMSGGRQEEFRTWLREEWGRTLEDIFHEHMQELILMKFIYTSQYDNCLTYRRIYLPPSHPDDLIRPGLFKGTYGSHGLEIVMLSFHGKHARVTKITGDPNIPAGQQTVEIDLMHRIQLPNVESLCNFNELSRIVLEAQEQVRQEQQRQEDRTEDGESSGPPTEVREPENEGAAPLKEEPVQFVLPVGVSSRNENYPRTCRMCFYGTGLIAGHGFTSPERTPGVFILFDEDRFGFIWLELKSFSLYSRVQATFRNADAPSPQAFEEMLKNIQSLTS
- the FBXO31 gene encoding F-box only protein 31 isoform X2: MAVCARLCGVGPSRGCRRRQQRRDPAETAAADSEPDTDLEEERIEAGAAELCSEWSGRSSSPSPPPRCSLLELPPELLVEIFASLPGTDLPSLAQVCTKFCRILHNDTIWRRRCREEYGVCENLRKLEITGVSCRDVYAKLLHRYRHILGLWQPDIGPYGGLLNVVVDGLFIIGWMYLPPHDPHVDDPMRFKPLFRIHLMERKSATVECMYGHRGPHNGHIQIVKKDEFSTKCNQTEHHRMSGGRQEEFRTWLREEWGRTLEDIFHEHMQELILMKFIYTSQYDNCLTYRRIYLPPSHPDDLIRPGLFKGTYGSHGLEIVMLSFHGKHARVTKITGDPNIPAGQQTVEIDLMHRIQLPNVESLCNFNELSRIVLEAQEQVRQEQQRQEDRTEDGESSGPPTEVREPENEGAAPLKEEPVQFVLPVGVSSRNENYPRTCRMCFYGTGLIAGHGFTSPERTPGVFILFDEDRFGFIWLELKSFSLYSRVQATFRNADAPSPQAFEEMLKNIQSLTS
- the FBXO31 gene encoding F-box only protein 31 isoform X4, with the translated sequence MYLPPHDPHVDDPMRFKPLFRIHLMERKSATVECMYGHRGPHNGHIQIVKKDEFSTKCNQTEHHRMSGGRQEEFRTWLREEWGRTLEDIFHEHMQELILMKFIYTSQYDNCLTYRRIYLPPSHPDDLIRPGLFKGTYGSHGLEIVMLSFHGKHARVTKITGDPNIPAGQQTVEIDLMHRIQLPNVESLCNFNELSRIVLEAQEQVRQEQQRQEDRTEDGESSGPPTEVREPENEGAAPLKEEPVQFVLPVGVSSRNENYPRTCRMCFYGTGLIAGHGFTSPERTPGVFILFDEDRFGFIWLELKSFSLYSRVQATFRNADAPSPQAFEEMLKNIQSLTS